Proteins from one Nakamurella multipartita DSM 44233 genomic window:
- a CDS encoding DUF5318 domain-containing protein, whose protein sequence is MRTQRGLVDYALQRRALLAEVRSGRAGIDDVCDASPYLLRAAKFHGVATDVVCPMCRKEPLTHVYWVYGDEIKHMAGSARVPDELEAMAGTFGEFSVYQVEVCRTCSWNHLVAAFVMGKKGEAAPRRRRAVK, encoded by the coding sequence GTGCGGACGCAGCGGGGACTGGTGGACTACGCCTTGCAGCGTCGTGCGCTTCTCGCCGAGGTCCGCTCCGGTCGCGCCGGCATCGACGACGTCTGCGACGCGTCCCCGTACCTGTTGCGGGCAGCCAAGTTTCACGGTGTCGCCACCGACGTGGTCTGCCCGATGTGCCGCAAGGAACCGCTGACCCATGTCTATTGGGTGTACGGCGACGAGATCAAGCACATGGCCGGATCCGCCCGGGTGCCCGACGAGCTCGAGGCGATGGCCGGCACGTTCGGCGAGTTCTCCGTCTACCAGGTCGAGGTGTGCCGGACCTGCTCCTGGAACCACCTGGTGGCGGCCTTCGTCATGGGTAAGAAGGGTGAGGCCGCGCCCCGCCGCCGGCGCGCCGTCAAATGA
- a CDS encoding TetR/AcrR family transcriptional regulator gives MDEVAHPRSDGGPAGPGAVPGPQRRPPYGRNPLLAAHGVRARAEIVEAARDLFTRNGYQATTVEAIGEATGRSGAAVYQYFSGKFEIFAMFLQEIGDELLRLALQFPQLSDDAAGRARLRDWIAQLIEVVEYHSGTFLGWSQVQYGEPELGILGQANFQKYQAGVVDGLARSGVHPPTPEVVPVGLLSVVQWSTLLNARRPDPVDRTALAAALARMLNAFLFSPSPSAASSDGEDDPVAVDRLPVIPLGDVLGLRRPVTSRGVGTVQRIMLAAADRFRVNGYRGTSLNDVAARAGVSHGSVYTYWADREALFATLAQDVLVAIERQQRLLPSRPPSGESIDAWVEGWASMIETHGSVLYVWQHEVDAPALGPLADRRDQVLDGIVDRLLALAADPPDGREPMSVALRAVLTDVPYVLSTQLAILPRAAASGFVAALLRAGLGVGPPPS, from the coding sequence GTGGACGAGGTGGCCCACCCCCGCTCGGACGGGGGGCCGGCGGGCCCCGGGGCAGTCCCCGGCCCGCAGCGCCGGCCCCCGTACGGGCGCAATCCGTTGCTGGCCGCGCACGGCGTCCGGGCCCGGGCCGAGATCGTCGAAGCGGCCCGGGACCTGTTCACCCGCAACGGCTACCAGGCGACCACGGTGGAGGCGATCGGCGAGGCCACCGGCCGGTCCGGGGCCGCCGTCTACCAGTACTTCTCGGGCAAGTTCGAGATCTTCGCGATGTTCCTGCAGGAGATCGGCGACGAGCTGTTGCGGCTGGCCCTGCAGTTCCCCCAGCTCAGCGACGACGCAGCCGGCCGGGCCCGGCTGCGGGACTGGATCGCCCAGCTGATCGAGGTGGTGGAGTACCACTCCGGCACGTTCCTGGGCTGGTCGCAGGTCCAGTACGGGGAGCCGGAACTGGGCATCCTGGGTCAGGCCAATTTCCAGAAGTACCAGGCCGGCGTGGTCGACGGCCTGGCCCGGTCCGGGGTCCATCCGCCGACGCCCGAGGTGGTGCCGGTCGGGTTGCTCTCGGTCGTCCAGTGGAGCACGCTGCTCAACGCCCGGCGGCCCGACCCGGTCGACCGGACGGCCCTGGCGGCCGCCCTGGCCCGGATGCTCAATGCGTTCCTGTTCAGCCCCTCACCGTCCGCGGCGTCGTCCGACGGCGAGGACGATCCGGTGGCCGTCGACCGGCTGCCGGTGATCCCGCTCGGCGACGTTCTCGGGTTGCGCCGGCCGGTCACCTCTCGTGGGGTCGGGACGGTCCAGCGGATCATGCTGGCCGCCGCCGATCGGTTCCGGGTCAACGGCTACCGCGGGACGAGCCTGAACGACGTGGCTGCCCGGGCCGGCGTCAGCCACGGCAGCGTTTACACCTACTGGGCCGACCGGGAGGCGCTGTTCGCCACCCTGGCTCAGGACGTGCTGGTCGCGATCGAGCGCCAGCAGCGACTGTTGCCCAGCCGGCCGCCGTCCGGCGAATCGATCGACGCGTGGGTGGAGGGCTGGGCCTCGATGATCGAGACCCACGGCAGCGTGCTCTATGTCTGGCAGCACGAGGTGGACGCGCCGGCGCTGGGTCCCCTGGCCGACCGGCGCGACCAGGTGCTGGACGGCATCGTCGACCGGCTGCTGGCGCTGGCCGCGGATCCGCCCGACGGCCGGGAACCGATGTCGGTGGCCCTGCGCGCGGTGCTCACCGACGTGCCCTACGTGCTGTCCACTCAGCTGGCCATCCTGCCCCGGGCGGCGGCCAGCGGGTTCGTCGCGGCCCTGCTGCGGGCCGGGCTGGGCGTGGGCCCGCCCCCGTCGTGA
- a CDS encoding 2-oxoacid:ferredoxin oxidoreductase subunit beta: MTEPTTTTTTATSSPAAVRPARRAPAASLAGAPALKLIPKAESVLTAKDFKSDQEVRWCPGCGDYAILAAVQGFMPELGIRRENTVFISGIGCAARFPYYMNTYGVHSIHGRAPAIATGLAISRPDLSVWIVTGDGDALSIGGNHLIHALRRNVNLKILLFNNRIYGLTKGQYSPTSEVGKRTKSTPLGSLDTPFNPVSVALGAEASFVARTIDSDRQHLTSVLRAAAVHPGTALVEIYQNCNIFNDGAFEPLKDATSKDEATIRLEHGKPIRFGIGGHRGVIRNARGRLEVVDVDQVGEDALIVHDAHDPDPSTAFALARLANPENLDNTPIGVFRDVTRGSYDSAIRAQIDTAVAAHGVGDLAGLLAGRDTWTVS, translated from the coding sequence ATGACCGAGCCCACCACCACGACCACCACCGCGACCAGCAGTCCGGCCGCCGTCCGGCCCGCTCGGCGGGCCCCCGCCGCGTCGCTGGCCGGGGCGCCGGCGCTCAAGCTGATCCCCAAGGCCGAGAGCGTCCTGACCGCGAAGGACTTCAAGTCCGACCAGGAGGTCCGCTGGTGCCCGGGCTGCGGTGACTACGCGATCCTGGCCGCCGTGCAGGGGTTCATGCCCGAACTCGGCATCCGCCGGGAGAACACGGTGTTCATCTCCGGCATCGGCTGCGCCGCCCGGTTCCCGTACTACATGAACACCTACGGGGTGCACTCCATCCACGGCCGCGCGCCGGCCATCGCCACCGGCCTGGCGATCAGCCGACCCGACCTGTCGGTGTGGATCGTCACCGGTGACGGCGACGCGCTCTCGATCGGCGGCAATCACCTGATCCACGCCCTGCGGCGCAACGTCAACCTCAAGATCCTGCTGTTCAACAACCGGATCTACGGGCTGACCAAGGGCCAGTACTCGCCGACCTCGGAGGTCGGCAAGCGGACCAAGTCGACCCCGCTGGGCTCGCTGGACACCCCGTTCAACCCCGTGTCGGTGGCCCTGGGCGCGGAGGCCAGCTTCGTTGCCCGGACCATCGATTCCGATCGCCAGCACCTGACCTCGGTGCTGCGGGCGGCCGCGGTGCACCCGGGTACGGCCCTGGTGGAGATCTACCAGAACTGCAACATCTTCAACGACGGCGCGTTCGAACCGCTCAAGGACGCCACCAGCAAGGACGAGGCGACGATCCGGCTGGAGCACGGCAAGCCGATCCGGTTCGGCATCGGCGGGCACCGCGGGGTCATCCGCAACGCCCGGGGTCGGCTGGAGGTGGTCGACGTCGACCAGGTCGGTGAGGACGCGCTGATCGTGCACGATGCGCACGACCCGGACCCCTCGACCGCGTTCGCGCTGGCCCGGCTGGCCAATCCGGAGAACCTGGACAACACCCCGATCGGGGTGTTCCGGGACGTCACCCGGGGCAGTTACGACTCGGCGATCCGCGCCCAGATCGACACCGCCGTCGCTGCGCACGGAGTCGGTGATCTGGCCGGGCTGCTCGCCGGCCGCGACACCTGGACCGTCAGCTGA
- a CDS encoding PadR family transcriptional regulator translates to MAKESSTVFELAVLGLLAEAPMHGYELRKRLTATLGTLRAFSFGSLYPTLRRLEAAGHVSTEEPVVDADAVPLSSRRSRVTYRITADGKERLADLLGDTGPQSWSDDGFGVHLAFFSRTSAEARMRILEGRRRRVEERREGQRSAVGRAVDRLDTYTAELHQLGLESSDREVRWLNELIDAERGRLPADDIPRPPPASGTVPNPTASPTGAPDHGGNHPAPVDPQEETP, encoded by the coding sequence ATCGCCAAGGAAAGTTCGACCGTCTTCGAGCTGGCCGTTCTCGGGCTGCTCGCCGAAGCCCCCATGCACGGCTACGAACTGCGTAAGCGGCTCACCGCCACCCTGGGCACCCTGCGCGCCTTCAGCTTCGGCTCCCTGTACCCGACGCTGCGCCGGTTGGAGGCGGCCGGGCACGTCTCCACCGAGGAACCGGTGGTCGACGCGGACGCGGTGCCGCTGTCCTCGCGCCGGTCCCGGGTCACCTACCGGATCACCGCGGACGGCAAGGAACGGCTGGCCGATCTGCTCGGCGACACCGGCCCGCAGTCCTGGTCGGACGACGGGTTCGGCGTCCATCTGGCCTTCTTCTCCCGCACCTCGGCCGAGGCCCGGATGCGGATCCTGGAGGGCCGGCGCCGCCGGGTCGAGGAGCGCCGCGAAGGGCAGCGTTCCGCCGTCGGGCGGGCCGTCGACCGGTTGGACACCTACACCGCCGAACTGCACCAGCTCGGGCTCGAGTCCTCCGACCGTGAGGTCCGCTGGCTCAACGAACTGATCGATGCCGAGCGCGGCCGGCTGCCCGCGGACGACATCCCCCGCCCGCCACCGGCGTCGGGCACCGTCCCCAACCCCACAGCCTCACCCACCGGAGCACCCGATCACGGGGGGAACCACCCCGCTCCGGTCGACCCACAGGAGGAAACCCCATGA
- a CDS encoding inositol-3-phosphate synthase has protein sequence MSSIRVAIVGVGNCASSLVQGVEYYKDADPKSTVPGLMHVQFGDYHVRDIEFVAAFDVDAKKVGFDLSEAINASENNTIKIADVPPTGVAVQRGVTHDGLGRYYLETITESPAEPVDVVAALREARVDVVVCYLPVGSEDAVRFYAQCAIDAGCAFVNALPVFIASTPEWAEKFRAAGLPIVGDDIKSQIGATITHRVLAKLFEDRGVILDRTMQLNVGGNMDFKNMLERDRLESKKISKTQAVTSQVDRDMGARNVHIGPSDYVPWLDDRKWAYVRLEGRAFGDAPLNMEYKLEVWDSPNSAGVIIDAVRAAKIAKDRGVGGPILSASSYFMKSPPVQYPDDQARDNVEKFIAGEIDF, from the coding sequence ATGAGCAGCATCAGAGTGGCCATCGTCGGCGTCGGGAACTGCGCGTCGTCGCTGGTCCAGGGCGTCGAGTACTACAAGGACGCGGACCCGAAGTCGACCGTGCCCGGCCTCATGCACGTCCAGTTCGGCGATTACCACGTGCGCGACATCGAGTTCGTGGCCGCGTTCGACGTGGACGCCAAGAAGGTCGGCTTCGACCTGTCCGAGGCGATCAACGCCAGCGAGAACAACACCATCAAGATCGCCGACGTGCCGCCGACCGGTGTCGCCGTCCAGCGCGGCGTCACCCACGACGGTCTGGGTCGCTACTACCTGGAGACCATCACCGAGTCCCCGGCCGAGCCGGTCGACGTGGTGGCCGCGCTGCGCGAGGCCCGGGTCGACGTCGTCGTCTGCTACCTGCCGGTCGGCTCCGAGGACGCCGTCCGCTTCTACGCCCAGTGCGCCATCGACGCCGGCTGCGCCTTCGTCAACGCGCTGCCGGTGTTCATCGCCAGCACCCCCGAGTGGGCCGAGAAGTTCCGGGCGGCCGGGCTGCCCATCGTCGGTGACGACATCAAGTCGCAGATCGGCGCGACCATCACCCACCGGGTGCTGGCCAAGCTGTTCGAGGACCGCGGCGTCATCCTGGACCGCACGATGCAGCTCAACGTCGGCGGCAACATGGACTTCAAGAACATGCTCGAGCGCGACCGGCTGGAGTCCAAGAAGATCTCCAAGACCCAGGCCGTCACCTCCCAGGTCGACCGGGACATGGGTGCCCGCAACGTGCACATCGGGCCGAGCGACTACGTGCCGTGGCTGGACGACCGCAAGTGGGCCTACGTGCGTCTCGAGGGCCGCGCGTTCGGTGACGCCCCGCTGAACATGGAGTACAAGCTCGAGGTCTGGGACTCGCCGAACTCGGCCGGCGTCATCATCGACGCGGTCCGCGCGGCCAAGATCGCCAAGGACCGCGGCGTGGGCGGCCCGATCCTGTCCGCCTCGTCCTACTTCATGAAGTCCCCGCCGGTGCAGTACCCGGACGACCAGGCCCGGGACAACGTGGAGAAGTTCATCGCCGGCGAGATCGACTTCTGA
- a CDS encoding 2-oxoacid:acceptor oxidoreductase subunit alpha, with protein MTNNTAPKPVKTLSEVIIRFAGDSGDGMQLTGDRFTTETAAFGNSLSTLPDFPAEIRAPAGTLPGVSAFQLHFADHSVVTPGDAPTVLVAMNPAALKANLADLPRGGTIIVDTDEFTKRNLAKVGYTVSPVEDGSLGDYQVHPVKLTSLTVDAVAKVGVSRKDAERAKNMFALGLLSWLYHRPLEGTRRFLETKFAGRREVLRANLVALEAGWSYGETTEGFAVNYEVKPASLPPGRYRTIRGNQALAYGLVAAAERSNLPLFLGSYPITPASDILHELSALKHFGVRTFQAEDEIAGVAAALGASYGGSLGVTTTSGPGIALKAETIGLAVALELPLVVVDVQRGGPSTGLPTKTEQADLLQVLFGRNGEAPVPVVAAQTASDCFDAALEAARIALTYRTPVFLLSDGYLANGSEPWLIPDVASLPDLRVEFATEPNAGTEDRPLFLPYLRDPDTLARPWAIPGTPGLEHRIGGIEKKDGTGEISYDPANHDHMVRTRAAKVAGIQVPPLEVDDPDGQADLLVLGWGSTYGPITGAVRVLRAQGVSVARAHLRHLNPMPANLDEVLRRYRRVVVPEMNLGQLALLIRGLYLVDAIGINQVRGLPFRVDDLVGAIRSALDGTITRTAVGSAGRYGAGPSIPSITVGDDPELADTPPDREPDPVPDQEPVPAGSGPATNGGTR; from the coding sequence ATGACGAACAACACCGCCCCCAAGCCGGTCAAGACCCTCTCCGAGGTGATCATCCGGTTTGCCGGCGACTCCGGCGACGGGATGCAGCTCACCGGCGACCGGTTCACCACCGAGACGGCCGCCTTCGGCAACAGCCTGTCGACCCTGCCGGACTTCCCGGCGGAGATCCGGGCCCCCGCCGGCACCCTGCCCGGGGTGTCCGCGTTCCAGCTGCACTTCGCCGACCACTCCGTCGTCACCCCCGGCGACGCGCCGACCGTGCTGGTCGCGATGAACCCGGCGGCGCTCAAGGCCAATCTGGCCGACCTGCCCCGCGGCGGCACGATCATCGTGGACACCGACGAGTTCACCAAGCGCAACCTGGCCAAGGTCGGGTACACCGTCAGCCCGGTCGAGGACGGCAGCCTGGGCGACTACCAAGTGCACCCGGTCAAGCTGACCTCGCTGACGGTGGATGCCGTGGCCAAGGTCGGGGTGAGCCGCAAGGACGCCGAGCGGGCCAAGAACATGTTCGCGCTGGGGCTGCTGTCCTGGCTGTACCACCGCCCGCTGGAGGGCACCCGCCGCTTCCTGGAGACCAAGTTCGCCGGCCGTCGCGAGGTGCTGCGGGCCAACCTGGTCGCGCTGGAGGCCGGCTGGTCCTACGGCGAGACCACCGAGGGCTTCGCGGTCAATTACGAGGTCAAGCCGGCCAGCCTGCCTCCTGGCCGCTACCGGACCATCCGGGGCAACCAGGCCCTGGCCTACGGGCTGGTCGCGGCGGCCGAGCGGTCGAACCTGCCGCTGTTCCTGGGCTCGTACCCGATCACCCCGGCCTCCGACATCCTGCACGAGCTGTCCGCGCTCAAGCACTTCGGCGTGCGCACCTTCCAGGCCGAGGACGAGATCGCGGGCGTGGCCGCCGCGCTGGGCGCCTCCTACGGCGGCAGCCTGGGCGTCACCACCACCTCGGGCCCGGGCATCGCGCTCAAGGCCGAGACCATCGGCCTGGCCGTGGCCCTGGAGCTGCCCCTGGTCGTGGTCGACGTGCAGCGCGGTGGACCGTCCACCGGGTTGCCGACCAAGACCGAGCAGGCCGACCTGCTGCAGGTGCTGTTCGGCCGCAACGGTGAGGCGCCGGTGCCGGTGGTCGCCGCCCAGACCGCCTCCGACTGCTTCGACGCCGCGCTGGAGGCGGCGCGGATCGCCCTGACCTACCGCACCCCGGTTTTCCTGCTCTCCGACGGGTACCTGGCCAACGGCTCCGAGCCCTGGCTGATCCCGGACGTGGCCTCGCTGCCCGATCTGCGGGTCGAGTTCGCCACCGAGCCCAATGCCGGGACCGAGGACCGCCCGCTGTTCCTGCCTTACCTCCGGGATCCGGACACGCTGGCCCGGCCCTGGGCCATCCCCGGCACCCCCGGCCTGGAGCATCGGATCGGCGGCATCGAGAAGAAGGACGGCACCGGCGAGATCTCCTACGACCCGGCCAACCACGACCACATGGTGCGCACCCGGGCGGCCAAGGTCGCCGGGATCCAGGTGCCGCCGCTGGAGGTGGACGATCCGGACGGCCAGGCCGACCTGCTGGTGCTGGGGTGGGGCTCGACCTACGGCCCGATCACCGGTGCGGTCCGGGTCCTGCGGGCCCAGGGCGTCTCGGTGGCCCGGGCGCATCTGCGGCACCTGAACCCGATGCCGGCCAACTTGGACGAGGTGCTGCGCCGCTACCGCCGGGTCGTCGTGCCGGAGATGAACCTGGGCCAGCTGGCCCTGCTGATCCGTGGGCTGTATCTGGTAGACGCGATCGGCATCAATCAGGTGCGAGGTCTGCCGTTCCGGGTCGACGACCTGGTCGGCGCCATCCGCTCGGCCCTGGACGGCACCATCACCCGCACCGCGGTCGGCAGCGCCGGCCGGTACGGCGCGGGCCCGAGCATCCCGTCGATCACCGTCGGCGACGATCCGGAGCTGGCGGACACCCCACCCGATCGGGAACCGGACCCCGTGCCGGACCAGGAGCCGGTGCCCGCCGGTTCCGGCCCGGCCACGAACGGAGGCACGCGATGA
- a CDS encoding MarR family winged helix-turn-helix transcriptional regulator, which translates to MTTIHEPAVGADPLALDQQVCFAVVVAARSVVALYRPILEPMGLTHPQYLVMLALWQHAPLSVKRLSELLQLDPGTLSPLLKRLEAAELIVRRRNAADERHLAVELTETGQALRERALQVPPAVIDRLGMSIEELQALHRALTRVIEAAGPSPVAAR; encoded by the coding sequence ATGACGACGATTCATGAACCCGCAGTCGGTGCGGATCCGCTGGCCCTGGACCAGCAGGTGTGCTTCGCGGTGGTGGTGGCCGCCCGCAGCGTGGTCGCCCTGTACCGGCCGATCCTGGAGCCGATGGGGCTCACCCACCCGCAATACCTGGTCATGCTCGCCCTGTGGCAGCATGCGCCGCTGTCGGTCAAGCGCCTGTCCGAACTGCTGCAGCTCGACCCGGGCACCCTCTCACCGCTGCTCAAGCGGCTCGAGGCGGCCGAGCTCATCGTGCGTCGGCGCAACGCCGCCGACGAGCGGCACCTGGCGGTCGAGCTCACCGAGACCGGACAGGCCCTGCGGGAGCGGGCCCTGCAGGTCCCCCCGGCGGTGATCGACCGGTTGGGCATGTCCATCGAGGAACTGCAGGCCCTGCACCGTGCGCTGACCCGGGTCATCGAGGCGGCCGGGCCGAGCCCGGTGGCTGCCCGATGA
- a CDS encoding glycosyltransferase family 87 protein, translating to MTATPPADETAAGPGDEAGAAGTPGEPPEPTEQTEPTEPTEPDSLPRAASLSSTERVIPSWTDPTVRRAADVIGGPMGRHALVGRNRLITPLRVCVLMAIVILIGGWLFKAACIQTGADGTLDQSGQRPWIAACYTDVVPLFGSHELDIGALPYKASWLDNGQVRYMEYPVLTGFWMYLMSGLSHGYSAVAKAVGLPVPLDVAAYFTIGAIALGLLYLWAVACTAKIARRRIWDTALMCLAPLLVVHAFTNWDLLPIGLTAGAMLAWARKKPVLAGVLFGLGTAAKLYPVLLLGPLLVLCLRTGKMREWTRTAVAAGVVWLVVNVPVMLAWPAGWYEFIRLNSERPPEYDSWYFIYATLARSAIWDKAPGADSPTLVNLLSLALFAVACVAIGWLGLSARRRPRFAQLAFLVIAAFLLTNKVWSPQYSLWLLPLAVLALPRWRPLLFWQASEAVVWVLLMLSFAGEANKGLSIYPFINAALVRDALVLMLVYLVVRDILRPDKDLVRIAGDDDPSGGVLEDAPDRFTIPSLPAWWARRRSSGAGDPVGTGEPVAVAPARIEPGS from the coding sequence GTGACTGCGACCCCCCCGGCCGACGAGACTGCGGCGGGACCCGGCGACGAAGCGGGGGCGGCAGGCACACCGGGCGAACCACCGGAACCGACCGAGCAGACCGAACCGACCGAACCGACCGAACCGGACAGCCTGCCGCGCGCGGCGTCGCTGAGCTCCACTGAGCGCGTCATCCCGAGCTGGACCGACCCGACCGTCCGTCGGGCGGCCGACGTGATCGGTGGTCCGATGGGCCGGCACGCGCTGGTCGGGCGCAATCGCCTCATCACCCCGCTGCGGGTGTGCGTGCTGATGGCCATCGTCATCCTGATCGGGGGGTGGCTGTTCAAGGCGGCCTGCATCCAGACCGGCGCCGACGGCACGCTCGACCAAAGCGGGCAGCGGCCGTGGATCGCCGCCTGCTACACCGACGTGGTGCCGCTGTTCGGCTCGCACGAACTGGACATCGGGGCCCTGCCCTACAAGGCCAGCTGGCTGGACAACGGCCAGGTCCGGTACATGGAGTACCCGGTGCTGACCGGCTTCTGGATGTACCTGATGTCTGGCCTGTCCCACGGGTATAGCGCCGTGGCCAAGGCGGTCGGCCTGCCGGTCCCGCTGGACGTGGCCGCCTACTTCACCATCGGCGCCATCGCCCTGGGTCTGCTCTACCTGTGGGCGGTGGCCTGCACGGCCAAGATCGCCCGGCGCCGGATCTGGGACACCGCGCTGATGTGCCTGGCCCCGCTGCTGGTCGTGCACGCCTTCACCAACTGGGACCTGCTGCCGATCGGCTTGACCGCCGGCGCGATGCTCGCCTGGGCGCGGAAGAAACCCGTCCTGGCCGGGGTGCTGTTCGGCCTGGGCACCGCGGCCAAGCTGTACCCGGTGCTGCTGCTGGGTCCGCTGCTGGTCCTGTGCCTGCGCACCGGCAAGATGCGCGAGTGGACCCGCACGGCGGTGGCGGCCGGGGTGGTCTGGCTGGTGGTCAACGTGCCGGTCATGCTGGCCTGGCCGGCCGGCTGGTACGAGTTCATCCGGCTCAACTCCGAGCGGCCCCCCGAGTACGACTCCTGGTACTTCATCTACGCCACGCTGGCCCGTTCCGCGATCTGGGACAAGGCGCCCGGCGCCGACAGCCCGACCCTGGTCAACCTGCTCTCGCTGGCGCTGTTCGCCGTCGCCTGCGTGGCCATCGGCTGGCTGGGCCTGTCCGCCCGGCGTCGCCCCCGGTTCGCCCAGCTCGCCTTCCTGGTGATCGCGGCATTCCTGCTGACCAACAAGGTGTGGTCACCGCAATACTCGCTGTGGCTGCTGCCCCTGGCCGTGCTGGCGCTGCCCCGGTGGCGACCGCTGCTGTTCTGGCAGGCCTCCGAGGCCGTCGTCTGGGTGTTGCTGATGCTTTCGTTCGCCGGCGAGGCGAACAAGGGCCTGTCGATCTACCCGTTCATCAATGCCGCCCTGGTCCGCGACGCCCTGGTGCTGATGCTGGTCTACCTGGTGGTCCGGGACATCCTGCGGCCGGACAAGGACCTGGTCCGGATCGCCGGCGACGACGACCCGTCCGGTGGCGTGCTCGAGGACGCACCCGACCGCTTCACCATCCCGTCGCTCCCGGCGTGGTGGGCCCGGCGTCGCTCGTCGGGCGCCGGAGATCCGGTCGGGACCGGCGAACCGGTGGCCGTCGCGCCGGCCCGGATCGAGCCCGGCTCGTAG
- a CDS encoding ISL3 family transposase, which produces MRGNRVWHRALGLMGAIVEDVDVDDPDLIVVRVRPVKRWAGRCGRCRRRSPWYDRGAGRRQWRTVDVGLSRAVVEAEAPRVSCREHGVVVAHVPWARHGAGQTLVFDRTVAWLATQTSKTATTQLLRISWRTVGAIESRYWADHERLQDRLRGVRRLGIDEISYKRGHRFLTVVVDHDTGHLLWAAPGRDSATLHQFFDLLGPDRCALLTHVSADGATYISTVVKQRCPNAVRCADPFHVVGWATDALDKLRRIVISTARRQARRAAVDRIAGGSSPVVTAGQAGADLVKGMAGARSALLRNSEDLTENQQVKLAWIALTDPDLHRAYLLKEGLRLIFKLPVEQAATALENWITWARTAGIGLFSSLAKRITRHRASILAAIEHHMSNGRVESVNAKIRLITRVAFGFASPHALIALAMLRLGGHRPALPGRG; this is translated from the coding sequence GTGCGCGGAAACAGGGTATGGCATCGGGCGTTGGGCCTGATGGGGGCGATCGTTGAGGACGTCGACGTCGATGATCCGGACTTGATCGTGGTGCGGGTCCGGCCAGTGAAGAGGTGGGCGGGGCGGTGTGGCCGGTGTCGACGCCGGTCGCCGTGGTACGACCGGGGCGCCGGCCGTCGGCAGTGGCGGACGGTGGACGTGGGGTTGTCCCGGGCGGTGGTGGAGGCTGAGGCCCCTCGAGTGTCGTGCCGTGAGCATGGTGTGGTCGTTGCGCATGTGCCCTGGGCCAGGCACGGCGCGGGCCAAACCCTGGTGTTCGACCGGACCGTGGCGTGGTTGGCCACTCAGACCTCGAAGACAGCCACGACCCAGCTGTTGCGGATCAGTTGGCGCACTGTCGGAGCGATCGAGTCTCGGTACTGGGCCGATCATGAACGGTTGCAGGACCGGTTACGCGGGGTCCGCCGCCTCGGGATCGATGAGATCTCCTACAAGCGTGGCCACCGGTTCCTCACCGTCGTGGTGGACCACGACACCGGTCACTTGTTGTGGGCGGCACCCGGTCGGGACTCGGCAACGTTGCACCAGTTCTTCGATCTTCTGGGGCCGGATCGGTGCGCTCTGCTGACCCATGTCTCGGCCGACGGCGCCACCTACATCAGCACGGTCGTCAAGCAGCGATGCCCGAACGCGGTCCGGTGTGCTGACCCGTTCCATGTTGTTGGGTGGGCTACCGACGCCTTGGACAAGCTACGACGCATCGTGATCAGCACGGCCCGTCGGCAGGCCCGCCGGGCCGCCGTCGACCGCATCGCGGGCGGCTCGAGCCCGGTCGTCACTGCCGGGCAAGCCGGCGCTGACCTGGTCAAGGGCATGGCCGGGGCCCGGTCGGCGTTGCTGCGAAACTCGGAGGACCTCACCGAGAATCAGCAGGTCAAACTGGCCTGGATCGCGCTGACCGACCCCGACCTGCACCGCGCGTATCTGCTCAAGGAAGGCCTTCGACTGATCTTCAAACTGCCGGTCGAGCAGGCCGCCACCGCCCTGGAGAACTGGATCACCTGGGCGCGGACCGCCGGCATCGGCCTGTTCAGCAGCCTGGCGAAACGGATCACTCGACATCGAGCCAGCATCCTGGCCGCGATCGAGCACCACATGTCCAACGGCCGCGTCGAGTCCGTCAACGCCAAGATCAGGCTGATCACCCGAGTCGCGTTCGGGTTCGCCTCTCCACACGCCCTCATAGCCCTGGCTATGCTCCGGCTGGGCGGACACCGCCCAGCACTCCCAGGCCGCGGCTAA
- a CDS encoding DNA alkylation repair protein, translating into MTGAWWDHVDAVAPLVGAMLRAHRPAVEPLVRGWSVDPDRWLRRASIICQLDAKAATDRRLLTDVIEANLADREFFVRKAIGWALRQYARTDADWVRAFVVTHRDTLSPLSYREAVMHLT; encoded by the coding sequence GTGACCGGGGCCTGGTGGGATCACGTGGACGCCGTCGCCCCGCTGGTCGGCGCGATGCTGCGGGCGCACCGGCCGGCCGTCGAGCCGCTCGTGCGCGGCTGGTCGGTGGACCCGGACCGGTGGCTGCGGCGGGCCTCGATCATCTGCCAGCTCGACGCCAAGGCGGCGACCGACCGCAGACTGCTGACCGACGTCATCGAGGCGAACCTGGCCGACCGGGAGTTCTTCGTCCGCAAGGCCATCGGCTGGGCCCTGCGCCAGTACGCGCGGACCGACGCCGACTGGGTGCGCGCCTTCGTGGTCACCCATCGCGACACGCTCAGCCCGCTGTCCTATCGGGAGGCGGTCATGCACCTGACCTGA